A window of Dehalogenimonas sp. WBC-2 genomic DNA:
AATATCCACTTAATCAATTAGGCATAGGTTGATAGGCTATAATTGAGAATGAAAGACTTCACTAAATATACTATATATTTCTATAGGTCTTTTCCCGATTCCACTTGTTATTAGTTTATTACTAATTTATGGCATCCAAGATGGTTTTGTTTACTAACTGGTCTAAGACAGACAAACTTTGTCTCTATCTGGACCTGAATAAATGACATAAATTCGGTTCAGTGCCGACAGACGAGAAGTTCACCGGGCAGAAGCTGGACAGCACCGGGCTGTACTACTACAACGCCAGGTACTATGACCCCATTATAGGAAGATTCATCAGCGCGGATACGCTGGTTCAGAATTTCACAAATCCGCAGACATTAAACAGATATTCATATACATCTAATAACCCCCTGAAATACGTTGATCCGACGGGACGCTACTGGATTTCAGATGATGGCGGGGGCGGTACAACAACTCTGGTAGAACCTCAGCCAAATTCAGGGAGTTCTGACGCAGACCTAGGCCTTCCGATGAGTTCCAAAGAGCAGGTAGTGCCGACAAAGCCAGAACCGTCCTTGGCGGCACAGGGACTCACCGGAGCTAACGGAACTTCTTCTGTTAATGCAGGAACATCTGCAACATTAACTTATTCACAGGCCGCAAAGTTAGCCGATCAATATGGAGGAAAGCCATCGGAATATATTAACGGGACGAGGACCGCTAAGACAAGTGATGTTTCTAAGAACATTACAAAAGCTGTCGGAGCGTTATCTTTGACTGTGGGTGTGGCATCGGTGATCGTTGGCGGTTTCTTTGTCGTAGCGGGGTTGGTGATGGTGGCTACGGGTGACCCACTCGGTGCTGTAGCAGTCTATTCGGGAACGCAAGCTGTGGAATTCGGGGTTGGTGCAATAAACTTAGGTTCTGCTGCTATGGAAGCTGACTTAACACTACCAAGTCCGATCAGACCATGGTATTATCATGATCCAAAGGACAAAACTAGTTGATGATTGAGGAGGGATAGCTATTGTGAGTCCTGGTAGTTTTTTATTGCAAAGTATCTTTACCTTAATAATGGGTATTCTGGTTTTCCGAATTGGCAATATTAAACCGGATATAAGTGAATCTAGCTTGTTAATTAAGGGCGGGGGGGTGTTCTTAATAACAGTTTCGACTATTGGAATAATTATTTCCCTTGTTCTATTTATAGTAAGTTAAAGCTAAGTGTATATTTGAGGATTAAATGAAACTGTATGTAACAAGCCTTTGGTTTACTAGTTTGTGTTTGATCACTATAGGACTGGTATTGTTTCCTTTGTTAGCCCCTCCCAAATTGTTAACGCTGTTCGAAGGTTCTATTGTCGCTATTATACTTCATCTTATAGCCTTCGGCACGATCATTACTGACTATCGATTGAACAAGTATCTAAAATTGACTAAGAATGATATAAACAAAACTCGCTCCATTTATATTCTCCTATTCTTCAGGGTTTGCCTGTTAATTATTCCAGCAATATTTGGTTTGGTGATGTATTATATTCTTGGCATAGCTTGGTATCTTTCCATGCCCTTAATTATTATTTCAATTATTTTACTTTGTTATTATTTCCCTACGCATAAAAGATTAGAATCAAAATATTCTGCTCGGACTTAACTATTTAATAGAATTTATTTTACTATGTAGAGATACTCTGAAATAAGCCTCGAAGTTTGCCAGATTAAATACTTGTATTGAATGCTTATGTGTATTGACTAACAAAGTACGATGTCAAGAAAAAAGGCCAGCAAATCCGAGCAGATATCATTTATGATGATGGGGAAAATCTAATATGGATAACCGAGACTAATAAACTGATACCCAGTCTTGTTCGTAAGAATATGAAGTACGTTACGGTGATCGTAAATAATACTCCAGTCACCATCGCGAATCGTACTTCGGTTCCATTTTCTTTGAAATCGGCCCGTGAAACAATGTCAGTTGTGCACGCTCATTGGCACTTCAAAGGGATGTACTTCTATTTGAGTTCGGATAATTTATCTTTTAGTGAAGCAGAAAACGTTATTGCGTCTTTAATTAATATATAATAGTGGGTAACGATCTTGTAGCCTCTTTAATAATGTATCTAGGCCATTATTGATGAAGGACAAGTACATGCCGTGTGCTTTATAGATGATCGCTAACCCTGAATCAGCGACATAAACTCGGCGCGGTGCTGACAGAGGAGAAGTTCACCGGGCAGAAGCTGGACAGCACCGGGCTGTACTACTATAACGCCAGGTACTATGATGCGGCGCTGGGGCGGTTTATCAGTGCGGATACGGTTATTCCGAGCTTTCTGAATCCCCAGAGCCTCAATCGGTATAGCTACTGTTACAATAATCCGCTAAAATATACCGATCCGACGGGACATTGGGGTTGGATTGGTGCAGTAGTAAATACTGCTGCTTATACGATAACCCATCACGATAATTTTTCTTGGGGGCTTTAACTACATATGCCGTGACTGGTGTGGTGAGTGGGGCAATTGGGAATTTCAGTCCGATAGTTGCTTCATTGGTGGGTATGTATTCTGCCGTAGTTCAAAATGTATCAAACGGAGAAGAGACAACGGCTCTTGATCTCCTTGCTGGGGGTGGAAGTGTTTTATTGGGGAATTTAGCGGGGACGACATTAGCGAATCACTTAATCAAAGATTCTGTTAAAGGAGTAGGTGCTTTTGACCTCGTGGTTGAGTCAAGTACACTTGAAATTACAGAGACTAGCATCACTATGGGTTCGAGTACGACTGTAATAAATGGTTTAATACTTCAAACAACTCCTGCTGTCTCAACTGCCGCTTACAATATAGTTCAAACTACTGTAGAGGCGACGGTTGGACAAGTCATTGATTTCGGATTGAAACAGGCAAGTATCCAATCAAATAGTGATTCTTATTACCAGCATAAAACCAGAGGGCTTCTTTTTGATGCTGACTGGTGAATTCGTTTTTCATATGAAGCAGTATAGGTAATGTGTTAATGAGTATGCGGTCACCTAATAAATCTTGGGTCGGTTGGGAAAATCACATTTTAAATATTGTCGTCATATCATTGATAATAGCCCCTTTGGCATATCTTCTAAGAGTGTGGGAAATCCCCCTGTTTTGGGAACTTGGATTATTCGCTATAATATTGGCTTTCTGTCTTGATCGTATTCCAAAGCGCAATCGTTGGTTAATAGTGATAATACTGACTTTACCAATTGTTGCAATAGTATACGCGAAAGCAGGTATAAGTCAGTATTTACTAGTTGATGCCGGTATATTTTTTTTAACCTTGGAATTAATTGAATATTATAAGGAAAAACAGCGGGTCCAATGAAGATCAGTAAGCTTAACAGATCCAATAATCAGACTGCCTGCCGTAGCACGATGTGTGCTTGTGTGATGATCACCGAATCAGTGACATAAACTCGGCGCGGGTGGCGGCGCGTTTGGCGAAGCCGCCTCGTAAGGCCGATGTGACGCCGGGCTTCTTGATACCGCGCATGGTCATGCACATGTGCTCCGCGGTAATGACGACACCTACACCGTCAGGGCTGAGACCTTCCATGATGGCATTGGCGATATCGGTGGCCATGCGCTCCTGAATCTGGGGGCGGCACCTCTTACGGCCTGTCTTTCGACGGGAAATAAGAAAATATATAGTTTACCTTAGTGGTATAAAGTAAAATAGGAATACATTTATTTTAGGGAAAAGAATCCTATTACCTGGGCGGTAGGCTGGTGGCGGAACGGGAAGGCACAGACCTGCGCTTCTTCCACCAGGACAGCTCAGTGTCAAGTGGGATTGTCCCACTTGACACTATTCCCATACAGGTCTAGAATTAACCAATAATACGTGAGGGTATGTCTATGTCGACCTTGATAAGAGATGAAGAACTCAAAAGAATCGCCGTTGGAGTAAAAGTAGATTCCAAGAGGCGGCTTCTCCTTCCAAAAGGTTATGTTGGAGGGGATAATATTTTCCATATATATGTGAACAAATTCGGACAAATTGTGCTGGATCCACAAGTGAATATTCCTGCATCCGAAGCCTGGCTATTTGAAAATGAACCCGCATTGGCTTCGATTGATAAGGGAATGCGCGAAGTAAAAAAGGGGCTTACTGTTAATCGAGGTTCCTTTGCGAATTTTGCAGATGAACCGTGAACTGCGGTTTACACCAACAGCGAGTGAACAGCTCTCCACTTTAGAGGGTGATCCTAATTTTCAAGGAATTTTAAAACAGGTAAGAAAAACCTTAGGTCTTCTTGAAACGGACCTCCGTTCAAAATCGCTACAAACCCATGAGTTTGAATCACTCACCAAGAGATACAAGAAAAAAGTATTTGAGGCATACGCCCAAAATCAGACTCCTGGCGCTTACAGAGTGTTTTGGCATTATGTCCCAGACGAAAAAGACCAACAAGGGCAAAAAGTAGCGACCATTACTATCGTAGCTATCACCCCTCATCCTTGATATCTGCTAAGGCCTAATCAAGGAGTTTGGGGGGCGAAGTAAGAGGGATTGTCATTCATGAGGTGATGGTAATGAACAGAACAACAGCACGGGGCTGGTGATAGTGGGGGAGTTCTAACCCTGAATCAGCGACATAAACTCGGCGCGGGTGGCGGCTCGTTTGGCGAAGCCGCCTCGTAAGGCCGACGTGACGACCCGGGAGCCGGGCTTCTTGATACCGCGCATGGTCATGCACATGTGCTCGGCGGTTATGACGACACCGACACCGTCAGGACTGAGACCTTCCATGATGGCATTTGCAATATCAGTGGCCATGCGCTCCTGGATCTGGGGGCGGCGGGCGATGGTCTCAACCACCCGGGCCAGCTTGGAGATACCGACGACGCGGCCATCTTTGCCGGGCACATAGCCGATGTGAACGACACCTGAAAAGGGCAATAAGTGGTGCTCACACATAGAATAAAAAGGGATGTCTTTCAGGATAACCATTTCCCGGTGACCGAGTTCATAACCAACCTTGAGGTCTTCCACCGGGTCCCTGTCCATACCGCTGAAAATCTCTGAATACATCTGGGCGACGCGGCGGGGGGTTTCTTTGAGACCTTCACGTTCAGGATCATCGCCGATGGCTTTCAGTATGCTTTCAACGGCGGTTTTTATGGCATCTTCATCAATCAATGTTCATTCTCCTATATAGCGCCCGGCTGGCCGAACTTTTCCCGTTCCATGGTTTCGATGGTGGCTTTGAACTTGGTGATGTATTTATCGTTACCCATGTAAAAGGCCGGAGTAACGGTCTTCAGATCAAGGGTCTCTTCTGCGGTGAAAGCCTCCGACAGGCTGTGGACGGCCACGACCTCACCGACGAGGAGTTGGTGATCTCCATAAGGGCGGTTGTCACTGAGTTTGCATTCATAAGCGGCGTAAGCATCGGAAAGGACGGGAGCGTTCACTTTTAGCGGGATGTCTTTGGCGATATTAAATGATTCAAATTTGTCGATGGCGGCACCTTTGCTGCCACCGATAGCGGCGATTAGGCCGGCTGCGGCGGCGGGCAGGAAGTTGACGGTGAATTCACCGCTTTCCAGAATCATTTTATAGGTTTGACGCCGGGGTGAAAGCGATACGCCGAAGAGCGGCGGATTAAACGATAGCGGGGAGTGCCATCCGGCGGTCATGGCATTGGATTTGCCGTTATGATAGGCGGTGACCACCACGGCGATACGCGGATAGTGGTGATAGAAAGCGCCGGTGTTTTCAGATACCTGTTTCATTTTTGTGTTACCTCGGGGCGGTTGTTTAGATTTATGACCGTGGAGTGTTATTCATTATATCATCCCTGGTGGCGGGCGGCGATGGGGGGCCTTCACGAAGCACAAATATCTAATGTCTAAATCCCTTCGGCAAACTCCCCTAGTGCTAACTCGGGACAGGCAGGACAGGCCTAAACAAGTCCAAAATACAAAGGTTCAAAGTATAAAACTGGGACGTGGATTCTCCGCTTTTGCGTAGAATGACAGTAGGGAGATAAGACGGGAAGAGGAAGACCCTTCGACAGGCTCAGGGCGAACGTAATTTTAAGGGCATGCCATCTACAAGTTCCCCGAGTGCTAACTTGGGGCAGGCAGGGCGAATGTATTGTTTAACGATGGATTTGTTGGTTGTATAGGTGCGATTGCCATCCATCGACTTCGTTCCCGAGTACTAACTCGGGGCAGGCAGGGTAGACGTAGTTTTAAGGGAATGCCATCTACAAGGCTCACCGAGTACTAACTTGAGGCAGTCATAGCAGACGGTGATTAATGGATTCTCCGCTTTCGCGTAGAATGACAATGGGGTGGGGCGCGCCCTGGCCTTACAGGTTGAGGGCTTTTTCCATGGCGGAAAGGTTGGCAGCTACTTCTATGAACTGACCGGAGAAGCCTTTAATGGCGGTGTCCGCGTCTTTAAGACCGCTGCCGGTGATGACACAAACAGCGCGGCTGTCGCTGAAATCATGGCCTTTACCCCGCAGCTTGATCAGCCCGGCCAGGGAGGCGGCGGAGGCCGGTTCACCAAAGATGCCGCCTTTCTCAGCCATGAAATGGTAGGCGGCAAGTATCTCATCATCAGTGACAGAGTCAATGATGCCACCGGATTCATCCCGCGCCGCAACGGCCTGTTTCCATGAAGCCGGATTACCGATGCGGATGGCGGTGGCAATGGTTTCAGGTTTATCCACCGGATGGCCCAGGACGATAGGGGCAGCGCCTGCCGCCTGGAAGCCCATCATCTTAGGGGTTGACATAACAATACCGGCGTCACGGTATTCCTTGAAACCTTTCCAGTAGGCGGTGATGTTGCCAGCGTTGCCCACCGGCAGGAATAGCTGGTCGGGCGCTGAACCCAGCGCATCGCAGATCTCAAAAGCGGCGGTCTTCTGGCCTTCTATGCGGTTAGGATTGACTGAATTGACCAGAGCGATAGGGTGCTTCTGTGCCAGCTCCTGAACCATCCTCAGGGCATCATCAAAGTTGCCGTCAATCATGATGATCCTGGCCCCATAGACGATGGCCTGGGCCAGCTTGCCCAGGGTGATCTTGCCTTTGGGGATAACGATAATAGATTCGATACCAGCGGAAGCGGCATAAGCCGAAGCGGAGGCTGAGGTATTGCCGGTGGAGGCGCAAACGACAGCCTTATAGTCTGATTCCAGCGCCTTGGCGACGGCCATGACCATGCCGCGGTCCTTGAAGGAACCGGAAGGATTGCAGCTTTCTAATTTGAAATAAAGCTCTTTGACGCCAAGTTCTTTTTCTAACCGGGAGGAACGCACCAGCGGCGTATCGCCCTCACCCAGGGTAATGAGCGGCGTTTTAGCGCTTACCGGCAAGTATTTTTTATATCGGGCGATGACGCCGTTTTTCATTTAAATCCCAACCCTGACGAAATTATTGACCGCCTTAATGGATGTCAACTGCCGCAGACTGTCAACGGCCTGAGTTACGGCGCTCTCACGCGCCAGGTGAGTCATGATGACCACCTCAGCGGTCTCTACCGCCTCATCTACTTCTTTTTGAATGACCGAGGCGATGCTGATGCCGTTGTCCCCGAACACCGAGGCGATATCAGCCAGAACACCCGGCTTGTCAGCTACTTCAAGCCGGAAGTAGTAGCGGGTTACCACGTCACTCATCGGCAACAAACGCTTGCCGCTGTTAAGACGCCAGCGCATGCGGTTGCCAGAGGATGAAGCGACATCCTGGGCGGCGGCCAGCACATCACCGATGACTGCCGATGAGGTTGCCAGAGCGCCAGCGCCCTGGCCGGAAAAGATGACATCACCAACCAGGTCTCCGGTGATCAAGGCGGCATTAAAGACACCATCTATATTGGCCAGGAAGTTGTCATAGGGCACGAAGACCGGGTGAACGCGCAGTTCCACGGCACCGTCAGCCTCCCGTGCAATGGCCAGCAGTTTAATGACAAAGCCCAGTTCAGCGGCGTACTCAAAGTCTCTGGATTCAAGTTGAGTGATGCCTTCACGGTAGATATCGTCGGGCTTGACCTCTGTCTGGAAAGCCAGCATGGCCATGATAGCCAGTTTATATACCGAGTCGAAGCCTTCAATATCGTTAGCCGGATTGCGCTCGGCGTAGCCCAATTGCTGAGCCTGTTTAAGGGCGTCGGCGAATTCTATGCCTTCTGACGCCATGCGGGTCAGGATGTAGTTGGTGGTGCCATTGATAATGGCGTAGATGCCTTTGATCTCATTGGCGGACAGGTCGTATTGGAAAGGCTGCAACAGGGGGATGCCGCCACCGACGCTGGCCTCAAACCTCAGCCCGACGTTGTGCCGGCGCGCCAAATCAAGCAGTTCAGCGGCGTGCTTTGCGATGACTTCCTTGTTTGAACTGACAACATGGAGGCCGGCCGACAGCGCCCGTTCCAGATAGTTGAAGGCCGGGTATTCACCGCCCATGGCTTCAATAACAATATCCAGGCCGGGGGTATTAAAAAAGTCATCGTCATCGGTGGTGAAAAGTCCCGGGGCGAATTCGGCAACAATCGGCCGGGTCAGGTCCTGGGGGGCCACCTTGATGCGGCGCAATTCAACCGGGCAGCCGATCTGCTCAGAAAGCCGGGCGGCGCGGTTACGCAATTCCGTGGCTACGGCACCGCCAATAACGCCGATACCTATCAGCCCGATTCCAATATTGCGTTTAGTCATATAAAAAAGGTTATCCTTTTATTTAGTGGACTGTTCGGCAATTAAATCACGCTGTTCTTCAGTCAATTCGGTTCTCTCGATGATATTAGCCGGATCGGCCTTGATCTCACCCAGCCAATCAGAGAAGACTTTGTCCAGGAGCGTATTGCGGTCATCCTCAGAATAAGCCCGGTCATCTTCAACCGCTGCCACTTGATACAGCCAGTATGCGCCCACCGTATTGGCATCTTTAGTCAAAATAGGCTGACTAAGTTCATCAAGCGGGGTGCTTTCACTGAAAACGTAGGTGTCATAGGCGGCTGCGGTTTCACCGAGGGTCAGCAGACCCAGGTCACCGCCGTTATCCTTGGAGGCACTATGCTGAGACATCTCCTCAGCCACAGTGGCAAAATCGTCGCCATCCAGGAGCCGTTGCCTGGCCTCTTCAGCTTTTTCGATAGTGGGTAGTAAGATACCGAACACCT
This region includes:
- a CDS encoding GTP cyclohydrolase I, producing MYFLISRRKTGRKRCRPQIQERMATDIANAIMEGLSPDGVGVVITAEHMCMTMRGIKKPGVTSALRGGFAKRAATRAEFMSLIR
- a CDS encoding GTP cyclohydrolase I, with translation MIDEDAIKTAVESILKAIGDDPEREGLKETPRRVAQMYSEIFSGMDRDPVEDLKVGYELGHREMVILKDIPFYSMCEHHLLPFSGVVHIGYVPGKDGRVVGISKLARVVETIARRPQIQERMATDIANAIMEGLSPDGVGVVITAEHMCMTMRGIKKPGSRVVTSALRGGFAKRAATRAEFMSLIQG
- a CDS encoding threonine synthase, with amino-acid sequence MKNGVIARYKKYLPVSAKTPLITLGEGDTPLVRSSRLEKELGVKELYFKLESCNPSGSFKDRGMVMAVAKALESDYKAVVCASTGNTSASASAYAASAGIESIIVIPKGKITLGKLAQAIVYGARIIMIDGNFDDALRMVQELAQKHPIALVNSVNPNRIEGQKTAAFEICDALGSAPDQLFLPVGNAGNITAYWKGFKEYRDAGIVMSTPKMMGFQAAGAAPIVLGHPVDKPETIATAIRIGNPASWKQAVAARDESGGIIDSVTDDEILAAYHFMAEKGGIFGEPASAASLAGLIKLRGKGHDFSDSRAVCVITGSGLKDADTAIKGFSGQFIEVAANLSAMEKALNL
- a CDS encoding Homoserine dehydrogenase, which codes for MTKRNIGIGLIGIGVIGGAVATELRNRAARLSEQIGCPVELRRIKVAPQDLTRPIVAEFAPGLFTTDDDDFFNTPGLDIVIEAMGGEYPAFNYLERALSAGLHVVSSNKEVIAKHAAELLDLARRHNVGLRFEASVGGGIPLLQPFQYDLSANEIKGIYAIINGTTNYILTRMASEGIEFADALKQAQQLGYAERNPANDIEGFDSVYKLAIMAMLAFQTEVKPDDIYREGITQLESRDFEYAAELGFVIKLLAIAREADGAVELRVHPVFVPYDNFLANIDGVFNAALITGDLVGDVIFSGQGAGALATSSAVIGDVLAAAQDVASSSGNRMRWRLNSGKRLLPMSDVVTRYYFRLEVADKPGVLADIASVFGDNGISIASVIQKEVDEAVETAEVVIMTHLARESAVTQAVDSLRQLTSIKAVNNFVRVGI